The Lytechinus pictus isolate F3 Inbred chromosome 17, Lp3.0, whole genome shotgun sequence genome contains a region encoding:
- the LOC129280458 gene encoding interleukin-17B-like → MMESRILPLIFLSVFGTIALVQSLPTHREARSVIGDLDLPRRVFWSNVSYDVSVPYVSLDEWDRIRADVESSVSSARLRNTQCHPTLPLEPTLPRDLSLCPWSYHTEDEDPDRFPVIIPQAYCQCSRCHFSRLINFQAIAELPGIRSTSACKEVYENRRVLRRAVPGDETSPYVPYDVPVSVACVCQKHIS, encoded by the exons ATGATg GAGTCGAGGATCCTCCCTCTAATTTTCCTTTCTGTCTTCGGGACCATAGCATTAGTCCAATCCCTGCCAACACACCGGGAAGCTCGATCAGTCATTGGGGACCTGGACCTTCCCAGGAGAGTATTCTGGTCCAACGTGAGTTACGATGTCTCTGTACCTTACGTGAGCCTTGATGAATGGGACCGTATCCGCGCTGATGTGGAGTCATCGGTCAGTTCAGCGCGTTTGAGAAATACTCAGTGTCATCCAACGCTGCCATTGGAACCCACATTGCCGAGAGACCTGAGCCTATGCCCGTGGTCCTATCATACTGAAGACGAAGATCCTGACAGGTTCCCCGTCATCATTCCTCAGGCTTACTGCCAATGTTCACGATGCCACTTCAGTAGGCTAATCAACTTTCAAGCCATCGCCGAGCTCCCAGGCATTCGATCTACCTCGGCTTGCAAAGAGGTATACGAGAACCGACGTGTTCTTCGCCGGGCAGTCCCGGGTGATGAAACGTCTCCATACGTCCCATATGACGTTCCCGTGTCGGTGGCGTGTGTGTGCCAGAAACACATATCTTAA